From one Plasmodium knowlesi strain H genome assembly, chromosome: 11 genomic stretch:
- a CDS encoding proteasome subunit alpha type-2, putative, translating to MADGEYSFSLTTFSPTGKLVQIEYALNRVSSSSPALGIRAKNGIIIATEKKSPNELIEENSIYKIQQISEHIGIVYAGMPGDFRVLLKRARKEAIRYSLQYGNEILVKELVKEIASIVQEFTQTGGVRPFGLSLLICGTDAYGYHLYQIDPSGCYFNWLATCIGKDYQNNISFLEKRYSTDIEVEDAIHTAILTLKESYEGVMNEKNIEIGVACNGKPFKILTPNEIKDYLIEIE from the exons atgGCTGATGGAGAGTACAGCTTCTCCTTGACAACCTTTAGCCCCACGGGGAAGTTAGTGCAAATTGAATATGCCTTGAATAGAGTTTCCAGCAGTTCACCTGCTTTAG GCATCCGAGCTAAAAATGGTATCATAATCGCAACGGAGAAGAAGAGCCCAAATGAACTGATAGAAGAAAACAGTATATACAAAATTCAGCAGATTAGCGAACACATCGGAATTGTGTACGCAGGAATGCCTGGAGACTTCCGAGTGCTACTAAAGCGTGCCCGTAAGGAAGCTATAAGATACTCCCTACAGTATGGAAATGAAATATTGGTAAAAGAACTTGTTAAAGAAATAGCATCCATAGTACAGGAGTTCACCCAGACAGGTGGAGTGAGACCATTTGGATTGTCTCTACTGATCTGTGGAACAGATGCGTATGGATACCACCTGTATCAAATTGATCCCTCTGGATGTTACTTTAATTGGCTAGCTACATGCATAGGAAAGGATTACcaaaataatatttcctttttggaaaaaaggtACAGTACCGATATCGAGGTCGAGGACGCCATACATACAGCCATCCTCACACTCAAGGAGAGTTACGAGGGCGTCATGAACGAGAAGAACATCGAAATAGGTGTGGCCTGCAACGGCAAGCCCTTTAAAATTCTAACCCCCAACGAGATTAAGGATTACCTCATTGAAATAGAGTGA